A single genomic interval of Treponema sp. J25 harbors:
- a CDS encoding diphosphate--fructose-6-phosphate 1-phosphotransferase produces the protein MEVSALQKARYGYQPKLPAILTRPVSEIAVELGEPTEAVADQADLKGIFKHTYGKPIARFVPGKNDKINRKLTVGVILSGGQAPGGHNVIAGLYDGLKKGNKDSRLLGFLGGPSGLIENKTVEITDALIDQYRNTGGFDMIGSGRTKIETPEQFAASLETAKKLGLDAVVIIGGDDSNTNAALLAEYFVDQKAPIQVIGCPKTIDGDLKNEHIETSFGFDTATKTYSELIGNIERDANSAKKYWHFIKLMGRSASHIALECALQTQPNVCLISEEVEAKKLSLAQIVDQICDSIVKRAANKENFGVVLIPEGLVEFVPEMKQLISELNDLMAHYAEEFGKLSGFEAQAEWLNKKLSPASAKVFASLPVDIAKQLLMDRDPHGNVQVSRIETEKLLISMVEQRLGELKKAGAYTGKFSALAHFFGYEGRCAFPSNFDADYCYALGFTAFVLIASGLTGYLSSVKNLTAPASEWVAGGIPLTMMMNMEQRHGSKKPVIRKALVDLNGRPFKTFAAKRDEWAVKTSYLFPGAIQYYGPSEVCDQPTKTLLLEKGR, from the coding sequence ATGGAAGTATCCGCATTACAGAAGGCCCGGTATGGGTATCAACCAAAACTGCCGGCCATTCTTACCAGGCCTGTATCAGAAATCGCGGTGGAACTGGGGGAACCCACCGAAGCGGTGGCCGATCAGGCGGACCTGAAGGGAATTTTTAAGCACACCTATGGAAAACCGATCGCCCGTTTTGTCCCCGGAAAAAATGATAAGATCAACCGAAAACTCACCGTAGGGGTAATCCTTTCTGGCGGGCAGGCTCCAGGGGGACATAATGTAATAGCCGGTCTGTATGACGGTCTTAAAAAAGGGAACAAGGATTCCCGGCTTTTAGGCTTCCTGGGGGGACCCAGCGGGCTTATCGAAAACAAAACCGTAGAAATCACCGATGCGCTCATCGATCAATACCGGAACACCGGTGGCTTTGATATGATCGGCTCAGGTCGAACAAAGATCGAAACCCCGGAACAATTTGCCGCATCCCTGGAAACTGCAAAAAAACTGGGCCTCGATGCGGTTGTCATCATCGGGGGGGATGATTCAAACACCAATGCGGCCCTCCTGGCCGAATATTTTGTGGATCAGAAGGCCCCCATTCAGGTTATTGGATGCCCCAAAACCATCGATGGGGACCTGAAGAACGAACACATCGAAACATCCTTCGGGTTCGATACGGCCACCAAGACCTACAGCGAACTCATTGGCAACATCGAACGGGATGCTAACAGCGCTAAAAAATACTGGCACTTCATTAAATTGATGGGCCGGTCCGCAAGCCACATCGCCCTGGAGTGCGCCCTTCAAACTCAACCAAACGTATGCCTCATTTCAGAAGAGGTAGAAGCGAAAAAACTTTCCCTTGCCCAGATTGTGGACCAAATTTGCGATTCTATCGTAAAGCGGGCGGCTAACAAAGAGAATTTCGGGGTGGTCCTGATCCCCGAAGGGCTTGTGGAATTTGTCCCCGAAATGAAGCAACTCATTTCAGAACTCAATGACCTTATGGCCCACTATGCAGAAGAATTTGGCAAGCTTTCCGGCTTCGAGGCCCAGGCAGAATGGCTTAATAAAAAACTCAGTCCCGCCTCTGCCAAGGTCTTTGCGAGCCTTCCCGTGGATATCGCCAAGCAACTCCTTATGGATCGGGATCCCCACGGGAATGTACAGGTTTCCCGCATCGAAACAGAAAAGCTGCTTATCAGCATGGTGGAACAGCGTCTCGGGGAACTCAAAAAAGCCGGTGCCTACACGGGGAAATTCAGCGCCCTGGCCCACTTCTTTGGGTATGAAGGCCGCTGTGCCTTCCCCAGCAACTTTGATGCGGACTATTGCTATGCCCTGGGCTTTACCGCCTTTGTGCTGATCGCCAGTGGCCTTACGGGTTACCTTTCCAGCGTAAAAAACCTTACCGCTCCCGCTTCTGAATGGGTCGCAGGCGGTATTCCCCTCACCATGATGATGAACATGGAACAGCGCCATGGAAGTAAAAAACCGGTTATCCGCAAGGCCCTCGTAGACCTTAATGGACGGCCCTTTAAAACCTTTGCGGCCAAGCGGGACGAGTGGGCAGTAAAAACCTCCTATCTTTTCCCCGGAGCCATCCAATACTATGGCCCCAGCGAAGTCTGTGATCAACCTACCAAGACCCTCCTTCTAGAAAAAGGTCGATAA
- the cysS gene encoding cysteine--tRNA ligase: MAFSFFNTLGRSLQPFIPIEEGKVGFYGCGPTVYNYAHIGNLRAYVTHDILVRALRRAGYRVTHVMNITDVGHLSGDTDTGEDKMVKSAEERGKTVLEIAQFYTEAFFRDTERLNILRPTIVCKATEHIDDMIRLIQRIEARGYTYQAGGNLYFDITKFPSYGELAQLRIEDLKAGARIDVDPNKKNPYDFALWFTRSKFSNQALVWDSPWGRGYPGWHIECSAMSMKYLGEQFDIHAGGIDHIPIHHTNEIAQSEAATGKKWVNYWIHNEFLVMDKGKMSKSSGNFLTLQSLIDQGFHPLDYRYLLLGSHYRSQLQFSFEALEGARNSRRTLVERLQNVASAAHSLPPAGTVSPSDLGEEARSALERFNTAIETDLSTPRALAELWGLLRNPAIPPEEVLVVVFDMDQVLGLGLYEAVTAQPLPEAIDPEFQKEIEALIEERSKAKKEKNFQRADEIRAYLKERGIILEDTPQGTRWKKVSL, from the coding sequence ATGGCCTTTTCTTTTTTTAACACCCTGGGAAGAAGTCTACAGCCCTTTATTCCTATTGAAGAAGGGAAGGTTGGTTTTTACGGCTGTGGACCCACGGTGTACAATTATGCCCACATTGGAAACCTGCGGGCCTATGTGACCCACGATATCCTGGTTCGGGCCCTGCGACGGGCAGGCTATAGGGTAACCCACGTGATGAACATTACCGACGTGGGACACCTTTCGGGAGATACCGACACCGGGGAAGACAAGATGGTAAAAAGTGCGGAAGAACGGGGAAAAACGGTGCTGGAAATTGCCCAGTTTTACACCGAAGCCTTCTTTCGCGATACGGAGCGGCTAAACATCCTGCGACCTACCATTGTGTGTAAGGCCACCGAGCACATCGATGACATGATTCGTCTCATTCAGCGCATCGAAGCCCGGGGCTATACCTACCAGGCAGGGGGAAATTTGTATTTTGATATCACCAAATTTCCCTCCTATGGCGAGCTTGCCCAACTGAGGATAGAAGATCTAAAAGCGGGGGCCCGCATCGATGTGGATCCCAATAAAAAGAATCCCTACGACTTTGCCCTCTGGTTTACCAGGAGCAAATTCTCCAATCAAGCCCTGGTGTGGGATAGTCCCTGGGGACGGGGCTATCCGGGCTGGCACATCGAATGCTCAGCCATGAGCATGAAGTACCTGGGAGAACAGTTTGATATTCACGCCGGCGGTATCGATCACATTCCCATCCATCATACGAACGAAATAGCACAGAGCGAGGCCGCCACGGGGAAAAAGTGGGTAAATTACTGGATCCACAATGAATTCCTTGTAATGGACAAAGGGAAAATGTCTAAGTCCAGTGGGAATTTTCTTACCCTACAAAGCTTGATAGATCAGGGTTTTCATCCTCTGGATTACCGCTATCTCCTATTGGGCAGTCATTACCGCAGCCAACTCCAGTTTTCCTTTGAAGCCCTGGAAGGGGCCCGCAATTCCCGGCGGACCCTAGTAGAACGGCTCCAGAACGTGGCCAGTGCGGCCCATTCCCTTCCTCCGGCGGGAACTGTATCTCCCAGCGACCTTGGAGAAGAGGCCCGCTCTGCTCTTGAGCGTTTTAATACGGCGATTGAAACAGATCTTTCCACTCCCCGGGCCCTGGCGGAACTCTGGGGTTTGCTTCGTAACCCGGCTATCCCCCCCGAAGAAGTGCTAGTCGTGGTCTTTGATATGGATCAGGTTCTTGGACTGGGACTCTATGAAGCAGTTACTGCACAGCCTCTTCCGGAAGCTATCGATCCTGAATTCCAGAAAGAGATAGAGGCCCTTATCGAAGAACGAAGCAAAGCGAAAAAGGAAAAGAATTTCCAGCGGGCCGATGAAATCCGGGCCTATCTTAAGGAACGGGGCATTATTCTTGAGGATACACCCCAGGGGACCCGGTGGAAAAAGGTGAGCTTGTAA
- a CDS encoding CoA-binding protein gives MMNTRTVVVLGASDNPERYSYRAVRELQKHGFPVIPVNPTLSSIEGLPVVPRLADISEKVDTLTIYLSEKRSTPLIPEILALRPGRVILNPGAENPTLEKVLSEAGIPWLHACTLVLLSTGRF, from the coding sequence ATGATGAACACACGAACCGTGGTCGTCCTGGGGGCAAGCGACAACCCCGAACGCTATTCGTATAGGGCAGTACGGGAACTACAAAAACACGGCTTTCCTGTTATTCCCGTGAATCCTACGCTTTCTTCAATAGAAGGTCTTCCTGTGGTTCCCCGCCTCGCTGATATTAGCGAAAAAGTAGATACCCTCACAATCTACCTGTCTGAAAAACGGTCGACCCCACTTATCCCAGAAATTCTGGCTCTTCGACCTGGTCGGGTCATTCTGAATCCCGGGGCAGAAAACCCTACTCTGGAGAAGGTCCTCTCTGAAGCCGGCATCCCCTGGCTCCATGCCTGTACGCTGGTACTTCTTTCCACCGGACGATTTTAG
- the pyrH gene encoding UMP kinase: MVTVISLGGSIVAPDDVDTTFLADFSRLIRSELAEDEKTRFILVVGGGGPARRYQQAYRQLVQQPIDDQADWIGIMATRLNAQLLRAIFSDLCPQQVVIDPTEVGPFVGRILVAAGWKPGFSTDYDAVLLAERFQASRLINLSNIQKVYTDDPRKNPEARPIDAISWDEFLSLVGDEWVPGKNVPFDPVASRHAKKLGLEVICAAGKDLENLRRILHHEPFVGTTIGGNLP, translated from the coding sequence ATGGTAACGGTAATTTCCCTCGGTGGCTCCATTGTGGCCCCCGATGATGTTGATACGACGTTCCTGGCGGATTTTTCTCGCCTCATTCGCTCTGAGTTAGCGGAAGATGAAAAAACCCGTTTCATCCTGGTGGTAGGAGGAGGAGGACCTGCTCGCCGCTATCAACAGGCCTACCGGCAGCTTGTTCAGCAACCGATAGACGACCAGGCCGATTGGATTGGTATCATGGCGACCCGTCTGAACGCCCAACTTCTGCGGGCTATTTTTTCTGACCTCTGTCCTCAACAGGTGGTGATCGATCCGACCGAGGTGGGTCCCTTCGTTGGACGGATCCTGGTGGCCGCAGGCTGGAAACCGGGTTTTTCTACCGACTACGATGCGGTACTCCTGGCAGAACGCTTCCAGGCCTCGCGGCTTATCAACCTTTCTAACATTCAAAAGGTGTACACCGATGATCCCCGAAAAAACCCAGAGGCCCGGCCTATCGATGCCATCTCCTGGGATGAATTTCTTTCCTTAGTAGGAGATGAGTGGGTACCGGGTAAGAATGTGCCCTTTGATCCGGTGGCCAGTCGACATGCCAAAAAACTGGGGCTTGAGGTTATATGCGCCGCGGGCAAAGACCTCGAGAACCTTCGCCGGATCCTCCACCATGAACCCTTTGTGGGGACCACCATTGGAGGGAACCTCCCGTAA
- a CDS encoding cyclic nucleotide-binding domain-containing protein → MANQLQLAFVNFKKDSYIIVEGKQNADRFFIIRQGKVRISKEVEVVEEEGGNILGPGDFFGVVATMSGHSHIETAQAITDVTLISVQRDQYVQLIQNNTPVAMKIILQFSRRMRYLDEALTRLTLKNTAEGDSSQLFKVAEYYAKQSQYNLAYFAYYQYLKYCPQGQHVAVARERITKIAPYARPAYLDKKSGDFTRLYPKDTMIFAEGQPGDELYIIQKGAVKIVKIVDNNEVLLAVLRQGDIFGEMALLESKPRSASAIAYDDCTVLVVNRENFERMVGTQPQIISKLTQLLAERIWFIYKQLANTLISDPLGRMYDALLIQLEKNRAPMGTGSYTFDFGPKELINMVGLPLSEGNLVIHKLLENPKIRVVDAKIHVVDVSEIVKQTEYYRKMQKIERARREAAGRTLV, encoded by the coding sequence ATGGCGAACCAATTACAGCTTGCCTTTGTCAATTTTAAGAAAGATTCTTATATCATCGTGGAAGGCAAACAGAATGCGGATCGATTTTTCATCATCCGGCAGGGGAAGGTTCGCATTTCCAAAGAGGTGGAGGTTGTAGAAGAAGAAGGGGGAAACATCCTGGGGCCAGGGGACTTCTTCGGGGTTGTGGCTACCATGTCGGGACATAGCCACATCGAAACTGCCCAGGCCATTACGGATGTGACCCTTATTTCGGTCCAGCGGGATCAGTACGTTCAGCTTATCCAAAATAATACGCCGGTGGCCATGAAGATAATCCTGCAGTTCTCCCGGCGCATGCGGTACCTGGACGAAGCCCTTACCCGACTTACCCTTAAAAACACCGCCGAAGGGGATTCGTCCCAGCTTTTCAAAGTTGCCGAGTATTATGCTAAACAAAGCCAGTATAACCTTGCCTACTTTGCCTACTATCAGTACCTCAAGTATTGCCCCCAGGGACAACATGTGGCAGTAGCCCGGGAGAGAATAACGAAGATAGCCCCCTATGCACGTCCTGCTTACCTGGATAAAAAATCCGGCGATTTTACCCGGCTGTATCCAAAGGATACGATGATCTTTGCAGAAGGGCAGCCGGGGGATGAGCTGTACATCATTCAAAAAGGGGCTGTCAAAATTGTTAAAATTGTGGATAACAATGAGGTGCTCCTGGCGGTGCTTCGTCAGGGAGATATTTTTGGCGAGATGGCCTTGCTTGAATCTAAACCCCGTTCTGCCAGTGCCATTGCCTATGACGATTGTACGGTCCTGGTAGTAAATCGAGAAAACTTTGAGCGCATGGTAGGTACTCAACCGCAAATTATTAGTAAGTTGACCCAGCTGCTGGCAGAGCGGATTTGGTTTATCTATAAGCAACTGGCGAATACCCTTATTTCGGATCCCCTGGGAAGAATGTACGACGCCCTTTTGATTCAGCTGGAGAAAAATAGAGCGCCTATGGGAACTGGTTCCTATACCTTTGATTTTGGTCCCAAGGAACTTATCAATATGGTGGGTTTGCCCCTTTCTGAAGGGAATCTGGTGATTCATAAATTGCTTGAAAATCCCAAAATTCGTGTCGTGGATGCAAAAATCCATGTGGTGGATGTGAGCGAGATTGTAAAACAAACCGAGTACTATCGGAAAATGCAGAAGATAGAACGGGCCCGGCGAGAAGCGGCGGGGCGGACATTGGTATAA
- a CDS encoding RNA polymerase sigma factor: MFISSDGGFSQAEFRHLYETTFSLLYSVSYRIVGSEDAAEDICQEAFFKLYERQMRFPNEEEAKYWLIRVVKNASINYAKRKERERRAYQKAFRENSTPIPSGEGDYITKETREEIQQALNRLPENLRIVLYLKEYGDLNYKEIGRVLGISEGNVKVRVFRARERLIKELGLLSPEDGKIEEQKDMNEVSFTTKKDIDRATENGKDGEHVS, from the coding sequence TTGTTTATATCATCGGATGGTGGATTTTCACAGGCGGAGTTTCGCCACCTGTACGAAACGACCTTTTCTCTTTTATACTCTGTATCGTACCGGATTGTGGGGTCAGAAGATGCAGCAGAGGATATCTGTCAGGAGGCTTTCTTTAAGCTTTACGAACGGCAGATGCGATTTCCCAATGAAGAAGAAGCAAAGTACTGGCTCATCCGGGTAGTAAAAAATGCTTCTATCAATTATGCAAAACGGAAAGAACGGGAACGACGGGCCTATCAGAAGGCCTTCCGTGAGAATTCAACACCTATACCGAGTGGGGAAGGCGACTATATCACCAAAGAAACCCGGGAAGAAATTCAACAGGCATTGAACCGGTTACCAGAAAACCTGCGGATTGTTTTATATTTGAAAGAGTACGGCGACCTTAATTATAAAGAAATAGGTCGAGTGCTGGGAATTAGTGAGGGGAACGTAAAAGTTCGGGTTTTTAGAGCCCGAGAACGGTTAATAAAAGAATTGGGGCTTCTTAGCCCAGAAGATGGGAAGATTGAAGAACAGAAAGATATGAATGAGGTATCATTCACTACCAAGAAGGATATCGATAGGGCCACAGAAAATGGCAAGGATGGGGAACATGTGTCCTGA
- a CDS encoding FecR domain-containing protein, which produces MKRKWLGIVWLVSATFLYAQGTPPLVVGCIQDLQGSVSVTRNGKVLNKIDIGDRIENYDLIKTGNDGVLIIELDPATGMRGSLTVKPKTVFTVKTETIRGNPSTDGNVITGTVGAKVKKISGDPSLRVRSGGTVMGVRGTEFTIIISINNAVLVTCVEGRVQCTDEEGAVVEAFPGQVVSQKVGERLMAIPVALSSIQDFQTRWITEEIEAFKAQPVKALEQYAKAYSRYKKEFIAATDALLADSVVRQWKTEFSRGVLPSSRDPQVMKQKSQVVRLLMETRRVLFFFERIYYRLNEIESYLSSADLGKRLSTGDRVQTFLQQVRRDTADLERRTAEYRFITKLYALRNEGRDPVGFDATNDDFFDDPNSFFDN; this is translated from the coding sequence ATGAAACGGAAATGGTTAGGGATAGTGTGGCTGGTTTCGGCGACGTTTCTGTATGCCCAGGGGACACCACCCCTCGTGGTAGGTTGTATTCAGGATCTCCAGGGATCGGTAAGCGTTACCCGCAATGGTAAGGTATTAAACAAAATCGATATTGGAGACAGGATAGAAAATTATGATCTTATCAAAACGGGAAATGACGGTGTCCTTATCATCGAACTGGATCCCGCCACGGGTATGAGGGGTTCCCTTACCGTAAAACCTAAAACGGTGTTCACGGTAAAAACCGAAACCATTCGGGGAAATCCTTCTACCGATGGGAATGTGATTACCGGTACGGTGGGGGCTAAGGTAAAGAAAATTTCCGGTGATCCGAGTCTACGGGTCCGCAGTGGGGGCACCGTCATGGGGGTGCGGGGAACGGAATTTACGATAATTATCTCGATTAACAATGCGGTGCTCGTCACCTGTGTAGAAGGGCGGGTTCAGTGTACCGATGAAGAGGGGGCGGTGGTGGAGGCCTTCCCTGGTCAGGTGGTAAGCCAGAAAGTTGGCGAGCGGCTTATGGCTATTCCGGTGGCCCTTTCGTCGATCCAGGATTTCCAGACGCGCTGGATAACGGAAGAAATCGAAGCCTTTAAGGCCCAACCGGTTAAGGCCCTGGAGCAGTATGCAAAGGCCTATAGTCGTTATAAGAAAGAGTTCATCGCTGCCACCGATGCCCTCTTGGCGGATTCGGTGGTTCGCCAGTGGAAGACCGAATTTAGCCGGGGGGTGCTTCCTTCAAGCAGGGATCCCCAGGTGATGAAACAGAAAAGCCAGGTGGTTCGTCTTTTGATGGAAACCCGGCGGGTCCTTTTCTTCTTTGAGCGGATATACTATCGCTTGAATGAGATTGAGTCCTATCTTTCCTCGGCGGATCTCGGCAAGCGCCTTTCTACCGGCGATCGGGTTCAAACCTTTTTGCAGCAGGTACGTCGAGATACGGCTGATCTAGAGCGTCGCACGGCGGAATACCGGTTTATCACGAAATTGTACGCCCTGAGGAATGAGGGAAGGGATCCGGTGGGCTTTGATGCCACCAATGACGATTTCTTTGACGATCCCAACTCATTTTTTGATAATTAA
- the murB gene encoding UDP-N-acetylmuramate dehydrogenase → MLTLRKLLEKINSVVPFEGDLAFDEPMRRHTTFQVGGPADLWIRPRGPQWLPFVQILLQEARAAGIPVFFLGSGANLVVADRGIRGIVLDCTGYTGLSFGPDDVFIRAGTEVNEAIRLCVNEERSSLEFLAGMPGSIGGAVWMNARCYGSSVSDRLREVQILNEALMEEWVPYREGDYDYKKSPFQGRPVLILGARFVTQRANKWELEQCIYQYRKDREEKGHYRLPSAGSAFKNNYAYGKPTGKIIDELGLKGFQIGGARVADWHGNIIVNTGNASAADIRNLTEEIKSRVFAATGLLLECEILFVGDW, encoded by the coding sequence ATGCTTACCCTACGGAAATTGCTAGAAAAAATCAATAGTGTTGTTCCTTTCGAAGGGGACCTGGCCTTTGACGAACCGATGCGAAGGCACACGACCTTTCAGGTGGGGGGGCCGGCGGACCTCTGGATACGTCCCCGGGGGCCTCAATGGCTTCCTTTTGTGCAGATTTTGCTTCAGGAAGCCCGCGCAGCGGGAATCCCCGTTTTTTTCCTGGGGAGTGGGGCAAACCTGGTGGTGGCGGACCGGGGAATCCGGGGTATCGTGTTAGATTGTACGGGGTATACGGGACTTTCCTTTGGGCCCGATGATGTGTTTATCCGGGCCGGTACGGAGGTAAACGAAGCCATTCGACTCTGTGTGAACGAAGAAAGAAGTTCCCTGGAATTTCTAGCCGGTATGCCCGGTTCCATCGGCGGGGCTGTGTGGATGAATGCCCGCTGCTATGGCTCTTCCGTATCGGACAGGCTCCGGGAAGTCCAGATTTTAAATGAAGCACTAATGGAAGAATGGGTTCCTTACCGGGAAGGGGATTATGATTATAAAAAAAGTCCCTTTCAGGGACGCCCTGTGTTAATTTTAGGGGCCCGTTTTGTTACCCAGCGGGCGAATAAATGGGAGCTAGAGCAGTGTATCTATCAATATCGAAAGGATAGGGAAGAAAAGGGGCACTATCGGCTACCCTCGGCGGGTTCGGCCTTTAAAAATAACTATGCCTATGGAAAACCAACGGGGAAGATTATTGACGAATTGGGCCTTAAGGGTTTTCAGATTGGAGGGGCCCGGGTTGCAGACTGGCATGGGAATATTATTGTGAATACGGGAAATGCCAGCGCCGCCGATATTCGGAATCTTACCGAAGAAATAAAGTCCCGGGTCTTTGCAGCCACCGGTCTTTTGCTGGAGTGCGAAATCCTGTTTGTTGGGGATTGGTGA
- a CDS encoding transglutaminase domain-containing protein, producing MYRHRFFLFILCSCSLFMWGACLTPTPTITGIDPRIGNPGDILIVRGKNFGNERGTSYLSIGGIIPTASSYIEWKDTYISVKIPEFAHSGLVYVHVGKKKSNPALFTNRLVMPQRMNLRTDQGGPFITEIQPSAERIGSLIRILGQGFGASRDKSQVLFSWQAELPPMLGKTASHYTTVPVSEGEGGYELWTDKEIRLRIPDGAVSGAVQVVTSNGTSQPFFFEVTDRPGTKTYRDKKTYAITYSVQINVKEASGPNTLYLWLPLPVTTAYQRPIQVLQRSQDPFVENYEGASLFQLKNLSRGSSSVVSLSYLVDTYTVETSVNASRVVSPGKQFEVFTRPTTLLPANNPEIQKKALSIVGKEKNPYKQAQRLYEWITSQGGVSEKSVSFDMLTALTLQRMDTYTAALSFCTMARSLGIPALPIAGVLIGKNRETRVHFWAEFWIDNFGWVPVDPALGAGAVPAPFITRSDSGSYYFGNSDSNRIAFSRGERVLSPMAPRGRIVQYSRSYALQSIWEESLEQLESYSSLWSDIEITGIY from the coding sequence ATGTATCGCCACCGTTTCTTTTTGTTCATCCTCTGTAGCTGTTCCCTCTTCATGTGGGGTGCCTGCTTAACCCCTACTCCAACAATTACCGGCATCGATCCCCGAATAGGTAATCCCGGCGATATCTTGATAGTCCGGGGCAAAAATTTTGGAAACGAGCGGGGAACAAGCTATCTGAGCATTGGAGGAATTATCCCCACCGCTTCCTCATACATCGAATGGAAGGACACCTATATTTCGGTAAAAATACCGGAATTCGCCCATTCAGGACTCGTATATGTCCACGTGGGAAAGAAAAAAAGCAATCCCGCTCTTTTTACCAATCGCCTGGTTATGCCCCAACGGATGAACCTTCGGACCGATCAAGGGGGTCCCTTCATCACAGAAATACAACCATCCGCAGAAAGAATCGGTTCCCTTATTCGAATACTAGGGCAGGGATTCGGAGCCTCCCGGGATAAAAGCCAGGTCCTGTTTTCCTGGCAGGCGGAACTCCCCCCCATGCTGGGCAAAACGGCATCCCACTATACAACCGTACCGGTAAGCGAAGGAGAGGGGGGATATGAACTATGGACCGACAAGGAGATACGCCTCAGGATCCCCGACGGAGCCGTAAGTGGTGCCGTTCAAGTAGTAACTTCAAACGGTACCAGCCAGCCCTTCTTCTTTGAAGTCACTGATCGGCCAGGCACAAAAACATACCGGGATAAAAAAACCTACGCTATTACCTATTCAGTGCAGATCAATGTAAAGGAAGCCTCCGGGCCCAATACGCTGTACCTGTGGCTTCCCCTGCCTGTTACCACAGCGTACCAGCGACCTATTCAGGTACTTCAACGAAGCCAGGACCCTTTTGTAGAAAATTATGAAGGGGCAAGTCTTTTTCAGCTTAAGAATCTCTCCCGGGGAAGCTCCTCTGTCGTTAGTCTTTCCTATCTCGTAGACACCTACACGGTCGAAACATCGGTAAATGCTTCCCGGGTGGTAAGCCCGGGCAAACAATTCGAGGTATTCACTCGCCCTACAACATTGCTTCCGGCTAATAACCCGGAAATTCAAAAGAAAGCCCTTTCCATTGTAGGAAAAGAAAAAAACCCCTACAAACAGGCCCAACGGCTGTATGAGTGGATTACTTCCCAGGGAGGGGTGTCAGAAAAAAGCGTTTCCTTTGATATGCTTACCGCCCTTACCCTGCAACGGATGGATACCTATACGGCGGCCCTGAGTTTTTGCACCATGGCCCGGTCTCTGGGGATCCCGGCGCTTCCCATTGCGGGCGTTTTAATAGGGAAAAACCGGGAAACCCGGGTTCACTTCTGGGCAGAATTCTGGATCGATAATTTTGGCTGGGTACCGGTAGATCCTGCCCTGGGGGCCGGTGCCGTTCCCGCCCCCTTCATCACCCGTTCCGACAGCGGAAGCTACTATTTTGGAAACAGTGATAGCAACCGTATCGCCTTTTCTCGGGGAGAGCGGGTTCTTTCCCCCATGGCTCCCCGGGGAAGGATAGTCCAGTACAGTCGCTCTTATGCCCTGCAATCGATTTGGGAAGAATCCTTAGAACAATTAGAATCCTATTCTTCCCTATGGAGTGATATAGAAATTACGGGTATCTACTAG